In Musa acuminata AAA Group cultivar baxijiao chromosome BXJ2-8, Cavendish_Baxijiao_AAA, whole genome shotgun sequence, one genomic interval encodes:
- the LOC135618296 gene encoding dof zinc finger protein DOF3.6-like isoform X2, which translates to MVFPSVPVYLDPPNWNQQAHQQVGSSGVTCQLPPLMAAPQTEGGMVDSIRLGSMADRARLAKVPQPEPGQKCPRCDSTNTKFCYFNNYSLSQPRHFCKTCRRYWTRGGALRNVPVGGGCRRNRRTKSTAGSSSKFSTTATQTGASSSSSPATSSGLGGATTSHVPFPSHLPFMASLHPLPDFTSNNFAMSFSSIQPANTMEYQLGGSSSSRGPFDGFGLETLRLQQIQQFPLPGGLELPQPPPAAAGEGSGLLEGFITGQTQTRRANSGLITQLAKMEDSQQLLDLPGRYLNASRNDQFWSGSSGGGSSSGAGGWATDLSGFNSSSGSIL; encoded by the exons ATGGTTTTTCCATCTGTTCCAGTGTATTTAGATCCACCTAACTGGAACCAG CAAGCTCATCAGCAGGTGGGCAGCAGCGGTGTGACATGCCAGCTTCCGCCATTAATGGCAGCTCCGCAGACTGAAGGTGGGATGGTTGACTCGATCAGGCTTGGATCGATGGCGGACCGAGCTCGGCTCGCAAAGGTCCCTCAGCCGGAGCCAGGGCAGAAGTGCCCGCGCTGTGACTCCACCAACACCAAATTCTGTTACTTCAACAACTACTCCTTGTCGCAGCCCCGGCATTTCTGCAAGACATGCCGACGTTACTGGACGCGCGGCGGCGCCCTCCGCAACGTCCCCGTCGGCGGCGGCTGCCGCCGCAACAGGCGGACCAAGTCCACCGCTGGTAGCTCCTCGAAGTTCTCGACTACGGCCACTCAGACtggagcctcctcctcctcctccccggccacATCATCCGGCTTAGGTGGTGCAACAACATCCCACGTCCCGTTCCCTTCGCATCTGCCATTCATGGCCTCGTTGCACCCGCTTCCGGACTTCACGTCGAATAACTTCGCGATGAGCTTCTCCAGCATCCAACCCGCAAACACAATGGAGTATCAGCTGGGAGGGAGCAGCAGTAGCAGGGGTCCCTTCGATGGCTTTGGATTAGAGACTCTCAGGCTTCAGCAGATACAGCAGTTTCCATTACCAGGAGGACTGGAACTTCCGCAGCCGCCGCCAGCGGCAGCTGGTGAAGGCAGTGGGCTTCTTGAGGGGTTCATTACAGGGCAAACTCAAACGAGACGAGCGAATTCCGGGCTCATAACTCAGCTGGCGAAGATGGAGGACAGCCAACAACTGCTTGATCTCCCAGGGCGTTACCTTAATGCTTCCCGCAACGATCAATTCTGGAGTGGCAGCAGTGGCggaggcagcagcagcggcgcggGCGGATGGGCGACGGATCTCTCAGGATTCAACTCCTCATCTGGAAGTATCTTGTGA
- the LOC135618296 gene encoding dof zinc finger protein DOF3.6-like isoform X1, translating to MVFPSVPVYLDPPNWNQQQAHQQVGSSGVTCQLPPLMAAPQTEGGMVDSIRLGSMADRARLAKVPQPEPGQKCPRCDSTNTKFCYFNNYSLSQPRHFCKTCRRYWTRGGALRNVPVGGGCRRNRRTKSTAGSSSKFSTTATQTGASSSSSPATSSGLGGATTSHVPFPSHLPFMASLHPLPDFTSNNFAMSFSSIQPANTMEYQLGGSSSSRGPFDGFGLETLRLQQIQQFPLPGGLELPQPPPAAAGEGSGLLEGFITGQTQTRRANSGLITQLAKMEDSQQLLDLPGRYLNASRNDQFWSGSSGGGSSSGAGGWATDLSGFNSSSGSIL from the exons ATGGTTTTTCCATCTGTTCCAGTGTATTTAGATCCACCTAACTGGAACCAG CAGCAAGCTCATCAGCAGGTGGGCAGCAGCGGTGTGACATGCCAGCTTCCGCCATTAATGGCAGCTCCGCAGACTGAAGGTGGGATGGTTGACTCGATCAGGCTTGGATCGATGGCGGACCGAGCTCGGCTCGCAAAGGTCCCTCAGCCGGAGCCAGGGCAGAAGTGCCCGCGCTGTGACTCCACCAACACCAAATTCTGTTACTTCAACAACTACTCCTTGTCGCAGCCCCGGCATTTCTGCAAGACATGCCGACGTTACTGGACGCGCGGCGGCGCCCTCCGCAACGTCCCCGTCGGCGGCGGCTGCCGCCGCAACAGGCGGACCAAGTCCACCGCTGGTAGCTCCTCGAAGTTCTCGACTACGGCCACTCAGACtggagcctcctcctcctcctccccggccacATCATCCGGCTTAGGTGGTGCAACAACATCCCACGTCCCGTTCCCTTCGCATCTGCCATTCATGGCCTCGTTGCACCCGCTTCCGGACTTCACGTCGAATAACTTCGCGATGAGCTTCTCCAGCATCCAACCCGCAAACACAATGGAGTATCAGCTGGGAGGGAGCAGCAGTAGCAGGGGTCCCTTCGATGGCTTTGGATTAGAGACTCTCAGGCTTCAGCAGATACAGCAGTTTCCATTACCAGGAGGACTGGAACTTCCGCAGCCGCCGCCAGCGGCAGCTGGTGAAGGCAGTGGGCTTCTTGAGGGGTTCATTACAGGGCAAACTCAAACGAGACGAGCGAATTCCGGGCTCATAACTCAGCTGGCGAAGATGGAGGACAGCCAACAACTGCTTGATCTCCCAGGGCGTTACCTTAATGCTTCCCGCAACGATCAATTCTGGAGTGGCAGCAGTGGCggaggcagcagcagcggcgcggGCGGATGGGCGACGGATCTCTCAGGATTCAACTCCTCATCTGGAAGTATCTTGTGA
- the LOC135618296 gene encoding dof zinc finger protein DOF3.6-like isoform X3 encodes MVFPSVPVYLDPPNWNQQVGSSGVTCQLPPLMAAPQTEGGMVDSIRLGSMADRARLAKVPQPEPGQKCPRCDSTNTKFCYFNNYSLSQPRHFCKTCRRYWTRGGALRNVPVGGGCRRNRRTKSTAGSSSKFSTTATQTGASSSSSPATSSGLGGATTSHVPFPSHLPFMASLHPLPDFTSNNFAMSFSSIQPANTMEYQLGGSSSSRGPFDGFGLETLRLQQIQQFPLPGGLELPQPPPAAAGEGSGLLEGFITGQTQTRRANSGLITQLAKMEDSQQLLDLPGRYLNASRNDQFWSGSSGGGSSSGAGGWATDLSGFNSSSGSIL; translated from the exons ATGGTTTTTCCATCTGTTCCAGTGTATTTAGATCCACCTAACTGGAACCAG CAGGTGGGCAGCAGCGGTGTGACATGCCAGCTTCCGCCATTAATGGCAGCTCCGCAGACTGAAGGTGGGATGGTTGACTCGATCAGGCTTGGATCGATGGCGGACCGAGCTCGGCTCGCAAAGGTCCCTCAGCCGGAGCCAGGGCAGAAGTGCCCGCGCTGTGACTCCACCAACACCAAATTCTGTTACTTCAACAACTACTCCTTGTCGCAGCCCCGGCATTTCTGCAAGACATGCCGACGTTACTGGACGCGCGGCGGCGCCCTCCGCAACGTCCCCGTCGGCGGCGGCTGCCGCCGCAACAGGCGGACCAAGTCCACCGCTGGTAGCTCCTCGAAGTTCTCGACTACGGCCACTCAGACtggagcctcctcctcctcctccccggccacATCATCCGGCTTAGGTGGTGCAACAACATCCCACGTCCCGTTCCCTTCGCATCTGCCATTCATGGCCTCGTTGCACCCGCTTCCGGACTTCACGTCGAATAACTTCGCGATGAGCTTCTCCAGCATCCAACCCGCAAACACAATGGAGTATCAGCTGGGAGGGAGCAGCAGTAGCAGGGGTCCCTTCGATGGCTTTGGATTAGAGACTCTCAGGCTTCAGCAGATACAGCAGTTTCCATTACCAGGAGGACTGGAACTTCCGCAGCCGCCGCCAGCGGCAGCTGGTGAAGGCAGTGGGCTTCTTGAGGGGTTCATTACAGGGCAAACTCAAACGAGACGAGCGAATTCCGGGCTCATAACTCAGCTGGCGAAGATGGAGGACAGCCAACAACTGCTTGATCTCCCAGGGCGTTACCTTAATGCTTCCCGCAACGATCAATTCTGGAGTGGCAGCAGTGGCggaggcagcagcagcggcgcggGCGGATGGGCGACGGATCTCTCAGGATTCAACTCCTCATCTGGAAGTATCTTGTGA
- the LOC135618573 gene encoding ABC transporter G family member 5-like has product MTRFVEKISLFDRRSSPMAEAEDIARDGLLVHHHPLAPATTDAQAVTLGQLFKHVGDAHSGEGDDGDAAPPPHHVLELDEFSAGAGGGDHLSSRPPTFVLAFTNLSYSVKRPRKMSLFRRNRLATDPVAALAPPEAFSRTKTLLNSISGEAREGEIFAVLGASGSGKSTLIDALANRIVRDSLQGSITLNGEKLDGRLLKVISAYVMQDDLLYPMLTVEETLMFSAEFRLPRSLSVSKKKSRVQALIDQLGLRSAAKTIIGDEIHRGVSGGERRRVSIGIDIIHDPIILFLDEPTSGLDSTSAFMVVKVLQRIAHSGSIVIMSVHQPSYRILCLLDRLLFLSRGQTVYSGPPEGLHRFFSDFGHPIPDNENPTEFALDLIRELEGTPAGARSLVEFNKSRQDEQPALVPAARSSLSLNDAIGASISRGKLVSGTTEGTTSASSVQKYANPFWIEMGVLTKRSFTNTKRMPELFAIRLAAVLLTGFILATIFWRLDNSPKGVQERLGFFAIAMSTMFYTCADALPIFLQERNIFMRETAYNAYRRSSYVLSHAIVGFPPLILLSVAFALTTYFAVGLAGGMQGFVFFVLIILASFWAGSGFVTFLSGVVTHVMLGYTVVVAILAYFLLFSGFFINRDRIHDYWIWFHYLSLVKYPYEAVMQNEFDDRHKCFVRGVQMFDNTPLGVLPDAIKLRVLKSMSNSLGVNITSRTCITTGTDILKQQSITQLSKWDCLWVTVAWGFLFRFLFYISLLLGSRNKRR; this is encoded by the coding sequence ATGACCCGATTCGTGGAGAAGATATCCTTGTTCGACCGGCGATCATCACCGATGGCGGAGGCCGAGGACATCGCCCGCGACGGCCTGCTCGTCCACCACCACCCCCTGGCACCCGCCACCACCGACGCCCAAGCGGTCACCCTCGGTCAGCTCTTCAAGCACGTCGGCGACGCCCACAGCGGAGAGGGGGACGACGGTGATGCGGCCCCGCCGCCCCATCATGTCCTTGAACTCGACGAATTCTCCGCCGGAGCCGGCGGAGGTGACCACTTGAGCTCCCGTCCACCCACTTTCGTGCTCGCCTTCACGAATCTCTCGTACAGCGTGAAGAGACCCAGGAAGATGTCCTTGTTCCGGAGGAACCGCCTCGCCACGGATCCTGTCGCCGCACTCGCGCCGCCGGAAGCGTTCTCGAGAACCAAGACGCTATTGAATTCCATCTCCGGCGAGGCGAGGGAAGGTGAGATCTTCGCGGTGCTGGGGGCGAGCGGCTCCGGCAAGTCCACCCTGATCGACGCGCTCGCGAACCGTATCGTGAGGGACAGCCTGCAGGGCTCCATCACCCTCAACGGCGAGAAACTCGATGGGCGGCTGCTGAAGGTGATCTCCGCCTACGTGATGCAGGACGACCTCCTGTACCCCATGCTCACCGTGGAGGAGACCTTGATGTTCTCCGCCGAGTTCCGGCTGCCCCGCTCGCTCTCTGTTTCGAAGAAGAAGAGCCGGGTGCAAGCGCTCATCGACCAGCTCGGCCTCCGGTCCGCCGCCAAGACCATCATCGGCGACGAGATCCACCGCGGCGTATCCGGAGGCGAGCGCCGGCGGGTGTCGATCGGCATCGACATCATCCACGACCCGATCATCCTCTTCCTTGACGAGCCCACGTCGGGACTCGACTCCACCAGCGCGTTCATGGTGGTCAAGGTGTTGCAGCGGATTGCTCACAGCGGGAGCATCGTGATCATGTCGGTGCACCAGCCGAGTTACCGGATCCTCTGCCTCCTGGATCGCCTGCTCTTCCTCTCCCGCGGCCAGACAGTGTACAGTGGACCGCCGGAGGGCCTTCACCGGTTCTTCTCCGACTTCGGCCACCCGATCCCGGATAACGAGAACCCCACCGAGTTCGCGCTCGACCTCATCCGGGAGCTCGAGGGCACTCCGGCCGGTGCAAGGTCCCTCGTCGAGTTCAACAAGTCGCGCCAGGACGAACAACCGGCCCTGGTCCCTGCCGCAAGGTCATCTCTCTCTCTGAACGATGCCATCGGCGCCAGCATCTCGCGCGGCAAGCTCGTGTCGGGCACGACCGAGGGGACGACGTCGGCCTCGTCGGTCCAGAAGTACGCCAATCCATTCTGGATCGAGATGGGCGTGCTCACCAAGCGATCCTTCACCAACACGAAGCGGATGCCGGAGCTGTTCGCTATCCGCCTCGCCGCGGTGCTCCTCACCGGATTCATCCTGGCCACCATCTTCTGGCGCCTCGACAACTCGCCCAAGGGCGTTCAGGAACGGCTCGGATTCTTCGCCATAGCCATGTCCACCATGTTCTATACGTGCGCCGACGCACTCCCCATCTTCCTCCAGGAGCGCAATATCTTCATGAGGGAGACAGCCTACAACGCCTACCGCCGCTCGTCTTACGTCCTCTCGCACGCCATCGTCGGCTTCCCGCCGCTGATCCTCCTCTCCGTCGCCTTCGCCTTGACCACCTACTTCGCCGTCGGCCTGGCGGGGGGCATGCAGGGCTTCGTCTTCTTCGTGCTGATCATCCTGGCCTCGTTCTGGGCGGGGAGCGGGTTCGTGACGTTCCTCTCCGGCGTGGTGACACACGTCATGTTAGGCTACACCGTCGTCGTCGCGATCCTGGCCTACTTCCTGCTCTTCAGTGGCTTCTTCATCAACAGAGACCGCATCCACGACTACTGGATCTGGTTCCACTACCTATCCCTGGTCAAGTACCCCTACGAAGCAGTGATGCAGAACGAGTTTGACGACCGGCACAAGTGCTTCGTCAGAGGCGTTCAGATGTTCGACAACACGCCGCTAGGGGTCTTGCCGGACGCGATCAAGCTGAGGGTGCTCAAATCCATGAGCAACTCCTTAGGGGTGAACATAACCAGCCGCACATGCATCACCACCGGCACCGACATACTGAAGCAGCAGAGCATCACTCAGCTCAGCAAGTGGGACTGCCTGTGGGTGACAGTGGCATGGGGATTCCTGTTCAGGTTCCTCTTCTACATCAGCCTCCTTCTGGGGAGCCGGAACAAGAGGAGGTAA